In the genome of Lathyrus oleraceus cultivar Zhongwan6 chromosome 4, CAAS_Psat_ZW6_1.0, whole genome shotgun sequence, the window AGCAGCTATTGACCTAAGAGTCAAGATTCTTGAGGTGTATGAAGACTCAGCACTTGTCAtctatcaaatcaaaggagattgggagacCCGCCATCCCAATTTGATCCCATATCGGGAGCATGTCATGAAGCTAATCCCCTACTTTGATGAGattaatttccatcatattcctagggAGGAGAATCAGCTAGTCGATGCCTTAGCTACTCTGTCATCTATGTTCAAGGTCAAGTGGGCTAACGAATCACCTTCTATTACAATTCAACATCTAGACGAGCCAGCACATTGCTTGGCAGTTGAAGCAGAAACAAATGTCAAGCCTTGGTTTTATGACATCAAACGATATCTTGAGAAGCACGAGTATCCAAATGATGTATCCATCACAGAGAAGAAGACCTTGAAGAAGTTATCATCCAATTTCTTCCTAAGTGGTGGTGTTCTATAGAAAAGAAACTTTGATTTAGTTCTGCTTAGATGCGTAGATAGACACGAAGCCAACCTACTCATCAAAGAAATCCACGAAGGTTCTTTCAGCATTCATGCAAACagacatgcaatggcgaagaaaatccttaaagttggttactattggttgacaatggaaacagattgttaccactatgccaggaaatgccacaagtgccaaatttatgctgacaaggtgcatgtgccaccTACTCCTCTGAATGTTTTATCAACTCCgtggccattctcaatgtggggaaTAGACGTGATaggtatgattgagcctaaagctgcAAATGGACATCAGTTCATTTTGgttgccattgactacttcactaagtgggtagaagcagcttcttatgccaatGTGACGAAGCAAGTAGTCactcggtttatcaagaaagagataatttgtcGCTACGAAACTCCTAGCAAGATTAccactgataatggatcaaatctgaataataaaatgatgaaggagttgtgcgagaatttcaagattgaacatcataactcgtcaccttataggccaaagatgaacggagttatagaggcagctaacaagaagatcaagaagatcattcagaagataGTGAAAACTTttaaagattggcacgagatgctaccctttgctttgcacGGATATTGAACAACTGTTCGCACTTCAACgagggcaacccctttctcactagTCTATGGCGTGGAGGTTGTGCTACCGATAGAAGTTAAGATCCCCTcgttgagagtcttgatggagacaGAATTAGAAGAAGCAGAATGGATTCAAACCAGATTTGACCAGAGGAAGCTCAAGcgagcatttgacaagaaggttcgacctcgagagtttaatgtaggtgaactagttttgaaaaagataatctccctccagaaggattcacgtggcaagtggattccaaactatgaaggaccatttgtggtgaagaaagctttctctagtggagctttagttctcacgaacatggatggagaagagttgacacaccccgtcaattctgatgcagtcagaaagtattatgcctaagaaaaagagatggataataaaagcttgctaagttgaaaccccgaaagggcgacttaggcaaaaaatgagcatcctggtgagttgaaaacccgaaagggcgactcaggcaaaaattagggataaagaaaaaaattaagctcggtaagtcgaaaacccgaaagggcgacttaaacaaaaaagggtaaaatctcccggtgaactgaaactcttaaggagcagttcgcgcaaaagttagggaatatccAAATGCATAATACAGCAACGACATTAGTCAACACTGCAACAAAGCTCAGATGGAAGAAAACGGTCCAATTACCATTTCCAGAAGCAAAGTAATGAGGACTAGAGGACATAGGGGAAAGTAGAAAAGTTGTATTTTGTTGGAAAAACAGTTAAATTTTTGTTGCCATTTACTTGCTTCCTTTCTCTGTAATCTCCTCTTAtaggggtttacatcttcatgaaccccatgtatgagttattcttctcatcaaataaaattgttcagttgaacattgctttaccaattatttctatttttcTTCTTAATGTCGCTTTTTAGttttgataagataaaaacataaaaatagTGGAAACGACAAAGCTTTTGAAAActttaatttgttttgattttgaaagtaTGAAAGGAATTTTTGTTGGTTTACAATAATGCATATGGTTCACAAGACGTTGGACATTTCCTAGATCATTGTAATCTAAAGCAAGTTTGAAATGGATTTTCTTCTAGAAGCAAGAAGTCCTCATTGAAGCCTACTAGGCGGAAAAGCAGAAATCAGAATTTCTTTGCAACAAAAAATCATCTTCATGGTGACAAAACTATTCAAGACAAGGCGTTGGGTAATCCGAGCTTGATACCCACAAAATGCATAAACTAATATATTCATGCATTcacattcattttgcatatcatgtacAAAAACAGATCATGCATAAACCTCAGCCGGATTCAGCAACCTCTCAAGGAAGTTCAATATAATCCTCAACAAACCAAGATTCAAGGGGTGTGTGTTCTCAGGAGTAGAACAATTATTCGCTTCAGTAAGTACTTTCAGAATTTGATCATTGTTGGCATTGATTCTTAAGATGATTTTCTTCCCTAGAAAGGTGATTGATGTTCTCCCATTGGAACTCTGGTGTCAATGGAATTTCTGCTTGGTTTCCCCAGTAGAtatctccccacagagtttcTCCAACATTGTATTTTCTCCAACAAAACTTCATGAACTTCCCAAGCGAGTTGCATAGCAGTATGCTTCCTTGAGAAAGGTATCCCCAATAATTTTATCTTCAGCAAGTCTCTTTGAACTAACTATCTAAGATGGACATCTCTTCATAAGTTAGAAATCTCCCCAATGAGTCTAATAGACGAGAGTTCCATGAACAAACAAGTTTTATTGAATGTTCCTCAGTATATCTCCAGCGAGCCTCCCGTGTGTTTATTTCCCAAAGAGTCTCTTGTATTCCCCAACAGGTTTCTTCAATCAATCCTCAAAAGAGTTAGTGTTCCATGATTGATCTACTATGCGATAGAAAATTAGGTTGGACTTGCCAGTTCGATAATTGAGAGTAAAGTTAATCTTTTTGAATATCATTGACTTTTCATCCCTAGCAAATCTCTGGGATCTTCTTATTCCTCATAGGAGTCTTctttcagccaagagcagctgaataTGTAGTTATTCCCCAAAGAAAGTCCTATGTTTATTTCTCAGCAGATTGcatcaaccaagagcagttgaatgcaaTGGTTTCAGCGATGAGCAGCTGGAGTCATTTTATTATGTGAAGTTTGcatcaaccaagagcagttgaatgttgtggtttcagccaagagcagttgGACACTATTTATTTTATGTAGTTTGCATCAACCAAGAGTCGTTGAATGCAattagtttcagccaagagcaacgaaatactattttattttccagcagtttgcttcaaccaagagtaATTGAATGTAGTActttcagccaagagcagctgaatactattttattttccagCAGTTTGCTTCgaccaagagcagttgaatgcaaTAGTTTCAGCCAAGAGTAGTTGAACACTATTTTATTTCCCATCAGTTTTtcttcaaccaagagcagttgaatgcatcagtttcagccaagagttggtgaatatgacatctttagccaagagcagctgaataTGATCATTTATTCCCCCAGGAGTGTCTGCCTTCAACGAAGAACGTTTGAAGAACAGTTGAGCATTTAATTTTTAACAGatctgtagcggggttttcgttacttttaggtttattgactaaaccaaaagtcaacatacaattcgagtcgccatcgcacttttatttgtccaaaggaaaggctaaaaagcgaacaaaagtcaagtaagaagtttttcaaatcaaaaactaataaaaatgtcagagatctaggtaagagggttggttatgaaatgggaaggttttacgcaccaaaaacatccttagtactctaagggaaccctttttgcaaatatgtgttgtaggttggtatttgtgaaaagatttgtacaaaagattagagggatgagaagagaataaattatatttacaaattttgttgtttgaatggatgaacccattgcctacgtaccatcacaaaggaggatcaaaacctcgtatttcggggtaaaaatttcaaagatgggtgaattgattttaatcaaaagccttaaggtcttttgttatcaaagggagaaaactcaacctaaaccaacaatccaccatgtgaggaaggcttcaacatgctagtgaggggttaaccttataataagcatggaaggcttataatccaacactaaggatgaggtgagatttacatcaatcactatgataactcaaacctatgactaatgtttttgaaaagattttaacaaagtggccattggaaccacaaaacaacttgaaatgggttatatttacaaattagatttatttacaaaaatgaagtcaaagttggattaaagtttatttataatgagtatttatgaaaatggttttgaaaagtcaaaggcttaaggcctaggtttctaatttgaaatgaagtcaaagttttaaataatgatttttggcttggttagagtggggagaagagagaagggctattcctaaagcatacaaagataagagggggagagaaaacccttggagttcttcttcttggagtcatagagatgactcaagatgctcctttcctttggatttagcacaccaacaagcaatcaataatttgaattcaagctcctaggatctccatttggcttggctcttaacttggctactcatgacaatggtcctcttttcacaatcttagaatgggatccctatcacacaaaagcaaacatcaaaaagctcacaacacaataaaggggATGGACAAAGAGTAAGCTTGAGaagaagtcctttgagatcaactttgaattttagcattctaaaggcatgaggcctagttgctcttcaacatattatgcattctaaaggaatgaggcctatttgctcttgaactcctttaagcatgggtaagtcctaattctaagtcctttctccttttgcatttttggttcacatcaaaacaaacacaaaataacacaaaacaacaatatatttatatacaataatgggctcaaatgagcaaaataaaaatggaataaacataaagtatgtgctcaagtgagcaaaatgaaaatcaagatgaataatgagtaagaaataaatgacattaaaagtaaataacaagaatttaaaagctcaaattaaagttagtagttagtagagttatgttagcttgtcataagacaatgtagcgctatgttaagcaatcgtatatggactaatatagtagccacacgtatctg includes:
- the LOC127136399 gene encoding uncharacterized protein LOC127136399 — translated: MVEYEACILGIEAAIDLRVKILEVYEDSALVIYQIKGDWETRHPNLIPYREHVMKLIPYFDEINFHHIPREENQLVDALATLSSMFKVKWANESPSITIQHLDEPAHCLAVEAETNVKPWFYDIKRYLEKHEYPNDVSITEKKTLKKLSSNFFLSGGVL